The uncultured Subdoligranulum sp. genomic sequence GCGGGACGGGCAGCTCTGCTTCCCGGTGCACCCCAACGTGACGGCCTGCTTCACCGAACCGGCCCAGGGCCTTGCCCCGCTGGCCGACCACCGGCCGGTGCGGCTGCAGGGCAAACTGCGGGACGGCCAGGGCTGGAACATCGGCGGGCTGCGCATCCGGCGGGAGGGGGACCGCCTTCTCACCGACCGCAGCGAGGTGTTCGGCGGCCTGACGGGCTACCGCCTCACCGCCGAGGCCCCCGCCGGGACGGCCGCGGCCTGCGCCCTGGACGTATTTGTGGAGGAGAACCTGGTGGAGATCTTCCTGGACGGCGGCCGGGCCGTGGTCAGCCTGGTGGTGCGCGGGCTGGGGGATACCCTGGCCGGCGACTTTGACGCCGTGACCACCGTCCGTGACAACTGACAAAAACAAATGCCAAAATTTGTGGGGTTTCCACAAAGGCCGGTCCTCTGCCCCGGGGCTTGACTTTCCGGGGCGGGGCCTTTATAATCAAGGCGACCTGTTTTCCGGAGGAGGGTGTACCATGGGCCAGCGCTGCATCGCCAACGAATGTCTGGGCACCACCGGGTTCAGCTACACCCTGTCCCTCATCAACGGCAAATACAAAATGACCATCCTCTACACCCTGATGGAGTTCGGGGTGGTCCGCTTCAATGAGATGAAAAAGTATATCGGGGGCATCTCCTACAAGACGCTGAGCGCCACCCTCAAGGAACTGGAAGCCGACGGGCTGGTCCATCGTGAGGAATACCCCCAGATCCCGCCCAAGGTGGAGTACAGCCTGACGCCCCGGGGACGTTCCCTGATCCCCATTCTGGACGGCATGTGCGAGTGGGGCGACAAAAACCGCCTGCCCTGAACCCCCGCGAACCGAAAAGCAAACAGCGCCGGAATTTGTGGGTTTTCCACAGATTCCGGCGCTTTGCTGTCCTTCAGGGAATGACGATGCGCGCCTGATCCGCCGAAACCTTCGCTCCCTTTACAGGGTATCCCTCTTACAGTATGATATCCTGTATAAGAATGTATGCATCCTTCGCCCGGGGGGAAAGATGCTGTCGGCAGGGTTTTCTCCGGCGGCGGCAGGACCGCGGCGCCGGACGGGATGCGCAAAGGCAGGAGTCTTTTATGAAACAGACCGAAAAAAACGCCCCGCGGCTGACGCTGCGCCCCGGGGACTTTGTGGCGGCGGCGCTGGTCCTGCTGGCCGCCGCGGCGCTGCTTGTGTATTTTGCCCTGGGCCGCCACGGCACCGCCGCCACCGTGCAGGTCTGGCAGGACGGGGTGCTCCAGGCGGAGTACCCCCTGGCCGTGAACCGGGAATTCGTGGTGGGGGGCGACTACCACAACACCGTATGCATTGAAAACGGCCGGGTCTGCATCCTGGACGCCGACTGTCCCGGGCAGGACTGCGTCAAGAGCGGCTGGCAGCAGGAATCCGGCCGCAGCATCGTCTGCCTGCCCAACCGGCTGGAACTGCGGCTGGTGGGCGGCTCCGGCGCCCCCGAAGTGGACGGCGTCACCGGATAGGAGGTCACACCATGAACAAGACACAGCGTCTGGCCCGGGCCGCCCTGCTCACCGCCCTGGCCCTGGGGCTTTCCTGGATGGAGCGGTTCATCCCGCTGCAGCTGCTGGTGCCGCTGCCCGGCATCAAGCTGGGGCTGGCCAACCTGGTCACCCTCTTCGCCCTCTATTTCCTGGGCGGGCGGATGGCGCTGGCCATCCTCTGCGTGCGCTGTCTGCTGGGTTCCCTCTTCGGGGGCGGCGTCACCGCCTTCTGTTTCTCCATCATCGGCGGACTGCTGGCCCTGGCCGTCATGGCCCTGGCGCGGCGGCTGCCCGTGCTCTCGGTGTACGGCGTGAGCATCCTGGGCGCCGCCGCCCACCATGTGGGCCAGATCCTCGTGGCCGTGGCGCTGCTGCGCTCCGGCTATGTGGTGGCCTACCTGCCCTTTCTGTTGCTGGTGGCCATCGCCACAGGCTTTCTCACCGGCGCCATCTCGTCGGCCCTCTTCCGGGCGATGCTGGCCGCCGATCTACCCTTTCTCTCACAAGGAGGCCCCTCATGCTGATGCAATTTGTTGAATTCATCCTGCCGCCCCTCATCGCCATCCTGGAACTCATGGGCATCTTTGTGGTGGCGGTCTCTGCGGCCATCGCCTTCTGGCGGTATCTCAAAGGGCTGCTCTTCCACGCCCAGGGGGACGTGAAGTTCGCCCTGGCCAACGGCCTTGCCACCAGCCTGGAATTCAAAATGGCGGCGGAAATCCTCAAAACGGTGCTGGTACGGGAGATGAACGAACTCATGGTACTGGGCGCCGTCATCCTATTGCGGGCACTGCTCTCATTTCTCATCCATTTTGAAATGAAGCAGATTGACCATACTGAATCATAAATGCAGGAGGCACTACCCATGAAAAAACTGTTCGCAATGATCCTGGCCGGAACGCTGGCCGCGGGCACCCTTTCCGCCTGCGGCAGCACCGCTGTCGTGGCGGTACCCCAGCCGGAGACCTCGGCGCCCCCCGCCAGTGAACCCACCACCCCGGCTCCCCAGACCGGCGAGAGCGCCGGAGAGGGTGCCGTAAAGACCGGCCTTTACCTGGGCACCGACCTTTCCAGCAGCAAGCCCGCCGCCGACGGCGAGGACGGCCTGGCCCAGGCCAACATCAACCTGGTGGCCGTGACCATCTCGGAGGACGGCGTCATCGACGAGTGCGTCATCGACGCCGTGCAGTCCAAGGTAAACTTTGACGCCGCCGGCGCCATCACCACCGACCTTTCCGCCCCCGTCTCTTCCAAGAACGAGCTGGGCGACGCCTACGGCATGAAGAAGGCCAGCGCCATCGGCAAGGAGTGGAACGAGCAGGTCCAGGCCCTGGCCGACTACGTGGAGGGCAAGACGCTGGATGAAATCCGCGGCATCGCCGTGACCGAGGACGGCAAGGCCGGGGAGGCTGATCTGGCCGCCTCGGTGACCATCTCCATCGCGGGCTATCTGGACGCCATCGAGGAGGCCGCCGCCAGCGCCACCTACCTGGGCGCCATGGCGGGGGATACGCTGTATCTCACCTCCACCACCAGCCTGGCGGACAGCAAGGACGCCTCCGCCGAGGGGGACGGCCTTGCCCAGGCCTACACCACGGCGGCCGCCATCACGATGAACGGCGACACCATCACCAGCTGCGCCATCGACGCTGTGCAGGCCAACGTGAACTTTGACACCGCCGGCGCCATCACCACCGACCTGACCGCCCCCGTGCTGACCAAGAACCAGCTGGGCGACGATTACGGCATGAAGAAGGCCAGCGCCATCGGCAAGGAATGGTACGAGCAGGCCGCCGCCTTCGGCGCCTACGTGGCGGGCAAGACCCCCGACGAGGTGGCCGGTCTCGCCGTGACCGAGGAGGGCAAGGCCGGTGACGCCGACCTGGCCGCCTCGGTGACCATCTCCATCGGCGACTTCCAGACCCTGGTGGCCAAGGCCGGGGCCTGAACCTGACATGCCGGATGGTCCCGAAAAGGACCGTCCCCCAACCGGAAAGCAGAGATTCTATGAAGCGATTGTTCCCTTTGCTGCTGGCGGTGCTGCTGCTCTTCGGCTGCGCCGCCGCCCCGGCAACGTCCCCGGCCACCGCCGAGACCGCCGGGCCGCAGCGCTACCAGGCCACCTTCCTGACCCTCTTTGACACGGTCACCACCATCGTGGGCTACGCCGGCAGCAAGGCGGATTTCACCGCCACGGCCCAGGGTATCCACGACGAGCTGCTGGAATACCACCAGCTCTACGACATCTACAACGACTACGAGGGGATGACCAACCTCAAGACCGTCAACGACCGCGCCGGACAGGGCCCGGTGGCGGTGGACCGGAAGATCCTCGACCTGCTGCTCTTCAGCAAGGAGCTCTACGCCGAAACCGGCGGCCGGGTGAACATCGCCATGGGCAGCGTTTTAAGCCTGTGGCACGACGCCCGGGAGGCGGGCATCGCCGACCCCGAGGCCGCCGCCCTGCCCGACGACGACGCCCTGAAAGAAGCCGCCGCCCACACCGATATTAACAGCATCCAGATCGATGAGGAGGCGGGCACGGTGTATTTTACAGACCCGGAGGTGCGTCTCGACGTGGGGGCCATCGCCAAGGGCTACGCCGCCCAGCGGGTGTGCGAGAACGCCCCCGAGGGGCTGCTCATCAGCATCGGCGGCAACGTCTGCGCCACCGGCCCCAAGCCGGACAGCGGCCAGCCCTGGGTGGTGGGCATCGAGGACCCCGACGACACCAGCCGGTATCTCCACACGCTCTATGTGGACGACTACGCCGTGGTGACCAGCGGGGACTACCAGCGGTACTACACGGTGGACGGTGTGGTCTACCACCACATCATCGACCCCGACACCCTCTACCCCGCCCGCTATTGGCGGGCCGTCACCATCCTCTGCCCCGACTCCGGCCTGGCCGACGCCCTCTCCACCGCCCTGTTCACCCTGCCCCAGCAGGAAGGCCAGGCGCTGCTGGACCGCTTTGACGCCGAGGCTATGTGGGTGCAGTCGGACGGAACCCTAGTGTACAGTCCCGGATTCCGGGATCATATCCGCGTATAGTTTCCAACACTCCCAGTAATTGAGGTGTACGAACCATGAGAAAACTGTTTTGGGGCGGCATCCACCCGGAGGGTCACAAGGACCTATCCCGGGGCGGTGCCCCCGTTCCCGCGCCGCTGCCGGCGCAGGTCGTGCTGCCCATGGTGCAGCATATCGGCGCGCCCTGCACGCCGCTGGTCCAGGTGGGCGACACCGTGAAGATGGGCCAGAAGATCGGCGACGGTGAGGGCCTGTGCGCCCCCGTCCACGCCTCGGTGTCCGGCAAGGTGGTGGCCATCGAGCCCCGCCTGCACCCCAACGGACGCCAGGTGCTCTCCATCGTCCTTGAAAACGACTTCGCCGACACCCCCGACGACGCCCTCCAGCCCCACCCGAACCACCAGGAGCTCTCCCCCCAGGAGATCCTCAACACCATCCGGGAGGCGGGCATCGTGGGCATGGGCGGCGCCACCTTCCCCACCGACGTGAAGGCCTTCTCGGCCCTGGGCCAGGTGGACTATATCCTCATCAACGCCTGCGAGTGCGAGCCCTACATCACCGCCGACGACACGCTGCTCTGCAGCTATCCCCGGCAGGTGATCGGCGGGGCCGAGACGCTGGCCTACGCCCTGAACCCCAGACATGTGGTCATCGCCGTGGAGGACAACAAGGCGGAGGCCATCCGCATCCTGAAGGAGCATCTGCCGAAAGATTCCGCCATCCGGGTGCAGGTGCTGCCCACCCGCTACCCCCAGGGCGCCGAAAAACAGCTGATCCAGGCGGTCACCGGGCGGCAGGTGCCCCCCGGCCAGCTGCCCGCCGCCGTGGGCTGCGCCGTCTTCAATGCCGCCACCGCCGCCTCGGTGTACCAGGCGGTCTGTGAGGGCAAGGCGGTCACCCGCCGCATCGTCACCGTCACCGGCGACGGCGCCAACGCCCCCAAGAACCTCATCGTGCGGCTGGGCGCCTCCTTCAAAGAGACCATCGAGGCCGCCGGCGGCATGGCGGAGGATACCGTCAAGGTGCTGGCGGGCGGCCCCATGATGGGCGTGGCCCAGCAGGACCTGGATGTGCCGGTGCTCAAGGGCACCAACGCCATCCTCTGCCTGAAAGAGACCCCGCCCCGGCCCGAGACCCCCACCTGCATCCGGTGCAGCCGCTGCGTGGCGGTCTGCCCCATGCATCTGCAGCCCCTCTACCTCTACCGCTTTGAGAAGAGCGGCAATGTACAGGAACTGCAGCGCCTGCACCTGACCGACTGCATCGAGTGCGGCAGCTGCGCCTACGTCTGCCCGGGCAACCTGCCCCTGGTGGAACGGTTCCGCGCCGGCAAATCCCTGCTGAAGGAGGCCCAAAAAGCATGAAACTGGTTGTGACATCTTCCCCGCACATCCACAGCGGCACCCACACCAGCCGCCTGATGGGCGCGGTGCTGGTGGCCCTGCTGCCCACCCTGCTGGCCGGCGTATGGTTCTTCGGCCTGCGCAGCCTGGTGCTGGCGGTGGTGTCGGTGGCGGCCTGCCTGGTCTCGGAATGGCTGTACCGCACCCTGACCCGCCAGTCCAACACCCTGCCTGATCTTTCCGCCGCCGTCACCGGCCTGCTGCTGGCCCTGACCCTGCCCGCCACCGCCCCCTACTGGGTGGCGGCTGTGGGCGGCGTCTTCGCCATCGTGGTGGTAAAGGGCCTCATCGGCGGCCTCGGGCAGAATATCTTCAACCCCGCCCTGGCGGCCCGCGCCTTCCTCATGCTCTGCTGGCCCGCCTGCATCACCCGCTTTGCCGCCCCCGGCACCAGGCCGGACGCCCTGGCCCTGTCGGTGGACATGGTGGCCTCCGCCACGCCGCTCCACCACATGCTCATGCCCGCCCTGCCCACCGAGTCCCTTCTGGACATGTTCCTGGGCAACATCGGCGGCTGCATCGGTGAAGTGTCCGCCCTGGCCATCCTGCTGGGCGGCGCGTATCTCTTGGTGCGCAAGGTGATCTCCTGGCGCATCCCGGTGGCCTATCTTGGCACCGTGGCGGTGCTGACCCTGATTTTTTCCAAGGGCCAGGACCCGCTGCTCTGGATGCTCTATAACCTGTTGGGCGGCGGCGTGCTGCTGGGCGCCTTCTTCATGGCCACCGACTACGCCACCTCCCCCGTCACCCCCTGGGGCCAGCTGGTCTACGGGGTGGGCTGCGGTGCCCTCACCGTGGCCTTCCGCTACTACGGGCTTTTCCCGGAGGGCGTCACCTACGCCATCCTGCTGATGAACGCCTGCGCCTGGTCGCTGGACCGGCTGACCCCGCCCAAGCGCTTCGGCACCGTGAAAGGAGGCACCCCGTCATGAAACGAATCCAACGTCTTGACCCCGCGGCGGTGCTGCTGGCCTGCGCGGTGGTGCTGCTTCTGGTGAGCACCCTGCTGGCCCCCACCGCCCGGGAGAACCGGCAAAAGGAACTGCAGTCCATCCTTTCCACCCTGCTGCCCGGCGCCGAAAGCTTCGCCCAGGAGGACTACACCGGCGAGGACGAGAACATCGCCGCCGTCTATAAGGCGGACAACGGCTATGTGATCGAGACCGTCACGGCGGGCTACGCCGGGGACATCACCATGCTGGTGGGCGTGCACAACGACGGCAGCATCGCGGGCCTGGTGGTCCGCGACATGCAGGAGACCTTCGGTCTCGGCATGGGGGCGCTGTCCAACGTGGACTTTTTGTCCCAGTTCCTCTGGAACGGCACGTCCTTCACGGTGGGTGACAATGTGGACGCCCTGGCCGGCGCCACCGTCACCTCCAAGGCGGTGGCCAAAGCTGTGACTTCGGCCAGCGCTTATGTGACCGGCGCCGACATCAGCGCCGGCGCCACCGAATGGGGAGGTTGATACCATGAAACAGATCGAACGATTCAACGTCTTCCTGGCGGTGGTCACCGGGCTGGTGCTGCTCTGGATGGTGGTGCTGCGGGCCTTTGCCCCCGCCGCCATCCTGCCGAAGCTGGACCTGATGCTGATCTGCGCCGTCACGCTGGCGGCCCTGGTGCTGGAATATTACACCGGCCCCCGGGTGACGAAGCGCAACTGGCTGGCCGTGCTTTTGCTCAACGTCGCCACCTTCGCCCTGCTGCCCCTGGCCGCCGGGCTGCTCAGTGGGGAAGGACTGCTGC encodes the following:
- a CDS encoding FAD:protein FMN transferase, which encodes MKRLFPLLLAVLLLFGCAAAPATSPATAETAGPQRYQATFLTLFDTVTTIVGYAGSKADFTATAQGIHDELLEYHQLYDIYNDYEGMTNLKTVNDRAGQGPVAVDRKILDLLLFSKELYAETGGRVNIAMGSVLSLWHDAREAGIADPEAAALPDDDALKEAAAHTDINSIQIDEEAGTVYFTDPEVRLDVGAIAKGYAAQRVCENAPEGLLISIGGNVCATGPKPDSGQPWVVGIEDPDDTSRYLHTLYVDDYAVVTSGDYQRYYTVDGVVYHHIIDPDTLYPARYWRAVTILCPDSGLADALSTALFTLPQQEGQALLDRFDAEAMWVQSDGTLVYSPGFRDHIRV
- a CDS encoding FMN-binding protein, yielding MKRIQRLDPAAVLLACAVVLLLVSTLLAPTARENRQKELQSILSTLLPGAESFAQEDYTGEDENIAAVYKADNGYVIETVTAGYAGDITMLVGVHNDGSIAGLVVRDMQETFGLGMGALSNVDFLSQFLWNGTSFTVGDNVDALAGATVTSKAVAKAVTSASAYVTGADISAGATEWGG
- a CDS encoding Gx transporter family protein, which produces MNKTQRLARAALLTALALGLSWMERFIPLQLLVPLPGIKLGLANLVTLFALYFLGGRMALAILCVRCLLGSLFGGGVTAFCFSIIGGLLALAVMALARRLPVLSVYGVSILGAAAHHVGQILVAVALLRSGYVVAYLPFLLLVAIATGFLTGAISSALFRAMLAADLPFLSQGGPSC
- a CDS encoding NusG domain II-containing protein, whose translation is MKQTEKNAPRLTLRPGDFVAAALVLLAAAALLVYFALGRHGTAATVQVWQDGVLQAEYPLAVNREFVVGGDYHNTVCIENGRVCILDADCPGQDCVKSGWQQESGRSIVCLPNRLELRLVGGSGAPEVDGVTG
- the rsxC gene encoding electron transport complex subunit RsxC; this encodes MRKLFWGGIHPEGHKDLSRGGAPVPAPLPAQVVLPMVQHIGAPCTPLVQVGDTVKMGQKIGDGEGLCAPVHASVSGKVVAIEPRLHPNGRQVLSIVLENDFADTPDDALQPHPNHQELSPQEILNTIREAGIVGMGGATFPTDVKAFSALGQVDYILINACECEPYITADDTLLCSYPRQVIGGAETLAYALNPRHVVIAVEDNKAEAIRILKEHLPKDSAIRVQVLPTRYPQGAEKQLIQAVTGRQVPPGQLPAAVGCAVFNAATAASVYQAVCEGKAVTRRIVTVTGDGANAPKNLIVRLGASFKETIEAAGGMAEDTVKVLAGGPMMGVAQQDLDVPVLKGTNAILCLKETPPRPETPTCIRCSRCVAVCPMHLQPLYLYRFEKSGNVQELQRLHLTDCIECGSCAYVCPGNLPLVERFRAGKSLLKEAQKA
- a CDS encoding RnfABCDGE type electron transport complex subunit D → MKLVVTSSPHIHSGTHTSRLMGAVLVALLPTLLAGVWFFGLRSLVLAVVSVAACLVSEWLYRTLTRQSNTLPDLSAAVTGLLLALTLPATAPYWVAAVGGVFAIVVVKGLIGGLGQNIFNPALAARAFLMLCWPACITRFAAPGTRPDALALSVDMVASATPLHHMLMPALPTESLLDMFLGNIGGCIGEVSALAILLGGAYLLVRKVISWRIPVAYLGTVAVLTLIFSKGQDPLLWMLYNLLGGGVLLGAFFMATDYATSPVTPWGQLVYGVGCGALTVAFRYYGLFPEGVTYAILLMNACAWSLDRLTPPKRFGTVKGGTPS
- a CDS encoding DUF1622 domain-containing protein is translated as MLMQFVEFILPPLIAILELMGIFVVAVSAAIAFWRYLKGLLFHAQGDVKFALANGLATSLEFKMAAEILKTVLVREMNELMVLGAVILLRALLSFLIHFEMKQIDHTES
- a CDS encoding helix-turn-helix domain-containing protein, producing MGQRCIANECLGTTGFSYTLSLINGKYKMTILYTLMEFGVVRFNEMKKYIGGISYKTLSATLKELEADGLVHREEYPQIPPKVEYSLTPRGRSLIPILDGMCEWGDKNRLP